A genomic region of Antennarius striatus isolate MH-2024 chromosome 2, ASM4005453v1, whole genome shotgun sequence contains the following coding sequences:
- the LOC137613104 gene encoding contactin-3-like has translation MTLPWKQLLLLSIIDCLADCLESGSYHGPRWRMEPGDLFIPLDSIEEEATLTCDAKGIPPPQYRWSLNGTVINLGLDRRRRLSGGNLIISSLDRYQDAGMYQCMAYNTVGAILSRRASLQFAYLDHFKVHTRSAVSVREGQGVVLLCGTPTSSGDLTFAWVFNEYPYFVQQDNRRFVSQQTGNLYIAKVEPSDVGNYTCVVMNSITKGKVHSSPTSLILRTDGVMGEYEPKIEVNFPDSVPAAKGSTVTLECFALGNPVPEITWKRANGIPFPSKVKMKYSNAVLEIPSFQQDDTGGYECVAENKMGKNTATGRLAFYAKPQWIQSVKDTALAIEERLYWECRANGKPKPSYMWLKNGQQLFSGDRIRVEDGILSVSVLTLSDAGMYQCVAENKHGIIYFAAELMVLASPPDFTGNILRALLKAKAGTTVTLECKPQAYPMASILWKKGNLPIHTSDRITLSPDGTLRLANVSKSDAGSYTCFARNRFGMSSTTGRLLVTDPTRITQGPVDMEIIVGESIVLSCQVVSDPVLDVSFSWAFNGQLITKGDGHFELVGGRTAGDLMIRNIQLYHAGKYICVVDTDVESLSAVAVLIVKGPPSPPDSVTVEEVTDSTAQLAWSPGKDNGSPIKDYLIQTRTPFTVGWQKVNTVPEKIDGNTLTATVVDLIAWVEYEFRVLAKNSVGVGEPSPVSVQTRTEDAVPDVAPGDVGGGGGSRSELVITWEPVPEELQNGESFGYIIAFRAFGEISWTHVATSAPGAARYVYRNDSIAPFSPFHVKVGTYNSKGQGPFSPVVTIYSAEIEPSGMPAGVWARSLSATKTEVNWQALSYSPERVLGYEVVYWEDDTKPETMGKVRVPWNQTSVTVNGLTGNTQYFLTVSAFNTAGTGPFLPAINVTTKKPPPAQPPLNVEWTLIGSQLSLYWEPVVATESESEVTGYQLSYSRRRHRDVNTLTSANSTAELTLPEEDDDYVIRIQTLSEGGLGPASEPIRIHQLNMSAQGSRAWSLDTSPFSLLLAITISTFRSTS, from the exons ATGGTCATTGAATGGGACTGTCATAAATCTGGGCCTGGATCGCCGACGGCGTCTGTCTGGGGGCAACCTCATTATAAGCAGTCTGGACCGCTACCAGGATGCAGGGATGTACCAGTGTATGGCGTACAACACTGTGGGAGCCATCCTCAGCAGGAGAGCAAGTCTGCAGTTTGCCT ACTTAGATCATTTCAAAGTGCACACCAGAAGTGCAGTGTCAGTCCGGGAAGGACAAGGAGTGGTATTACTTTGTGGAACGCCCACTTCCTCTGGAG ACCTTACTTTTGCATGGGTCTTCAATGAGTACCCGTACTTTGTACAACAAGACAATCGACGCTTCGTCTCCCAACAAACTGGAAACCTTTACATTGCCAAGGTTGAGCCCTCTGATGTGGGCAATTACACTTGTGTCGTGATGAACAGCATCACAAAGGGCAAAGTCCACAGCTCACCCACATCTCTCATTCTCAGGACAGATG GAGTGATGGGTGAATATGAGCCGAAAATAGAAGTTAATTTCCCAGACAGTGTACCCGCTGCAAAAGGATCAACAGTTACGCTGGAGTGTTTCGCCCTTGGGAA CCCTGTGCCTGAGATCACCTGGAAGAGGGCAAATGGCATCCCCTTCCCCAGCAAAGTGAAAATGAAGTACTCAAATGCTGTGCTGGAGATCCCCAGCTTCCAGCAGGATGATACAGGAGGATATGAGTGTGTGGCTGAGAACAAGATGGGCAAGAACACAGCCACTGGCCGACTGGCTTTCTATG CCAAACCTCAGTGGATCCAGTCCGTGAAGGATACGGCCCTTGCCATAGAGGAGAGACTGTACTGGGAGTGCCGAGCCAATGGGAAGCCCAAACCGTCCTACATGTGGCTGAAGAATGGCCAACAGCTTTTCTCTGGG GACAGAATCCGTGTGGAGGATGGAATCTTGTCAGTGTCTGTGCTGACACTATCTGATGCCGGCATGTACCAGTGTGTGGCTGAGAATAAACACGGCATCATATATTTTGCTGCTGAACTAATGGTTTTAG CCTCACCTCCAGACTTCACGGGGAATATTCTCAGAGCTTTACTCAAAGCCAAGGCGGGAACGACAGTCACTTTAGAATGTAAACCCCAAGCCTATCCCATGGCTAGCATATTATGGAAGAAAGGAAACCTGCCAATCCACACCAGTGACAG GATCACACTTTCCCCTGATGGAACGTTGAGACTTGCCAACGTGAGCAAATCTGATGCAGGCAGCTATACGTGCTTCGCTCGCAATAGATTTGGCATGTCAAGTACAACTGGAAGGCTCCTCGTTACCG ATCCAACCAGAATCACCCAGGGGCCGGTGGACATGGAGATCATCGTGGGCGAGAGCATCGTGTTATCCTGCCAGGTCGTTAGCGACCCCGTCCTCGACGTGTCTTTCTCTTGGGCCTTCAATGGACAGCTCATCACCAAGGGAGACGGTCACTTTGAGCTTGTGGGTGGG AGAACAGCAGGAGATCTGATGATAAGGAACATTCAGCTTTACCATGCTGGCAAATATATCTGTGTGGTGGACACGGACGTGGAGAGCCTGTCAGCTGTGGCTGTATTGATTGTGAAAG GCCCCCCCAGTCCTCCAGACTCTGTgacggtggaggaggtgacagacagcacagcCCAGCTGGCCTGGAGTCCCGGCAAAGACAATGGCAGCCCCATCAAAGATTATCTCATCCAGACCAGGACTCCCTTCACCGTGGGCTGGCAGAAGGTTAACACAG tGCCTGAGAAAATTGATGGTAACACACTTACGGCCACTGTAGTGGACCTCATTGCCTGGGTGGAGTATGAGTTCCGGGTTTTGGCCAAGAACAGTGTTGGGGTAGGAGAACCCAGCCCTGTGTCGGTCCAGACCAGGACAGAGGATGCAG ttcCTGATGTAGCGCCAGGTGAtgtgggtggaggaggggggagcaGATCTGAACTGGTCATCACATGGGAG CCTGTCCCCGAAGAACTACAGAATGGCGAGAGCTTCGGTTACATCATTGCTTTCCGAGCCTTTGGAGAAATTAGCTGGACTCATGTGGCAACCTCTGCTCCGGGTGCTGCCCGCTACGTGTACCGCAATGATAGCATTGCGCCCTTCTCTCCGTTTCACGTCAAAGTTGGCACGTACAACAGCAAAGGACAGGGGCCCTTCAGCCCCGTGGTCACCATCTACTCTGCAGAGATCG AGCCAAGTGGGATGCCAGCAGGAGTCTGGGCCAGGAGTCTCTCTGCCACCAAGACTGAGGTGAATTGGCAGGCTCTGTCCTACAGCCCTGAAAGAGTTCTGGGCTATGAG GTGGTTTACTGGGAGGATGACACCAAACCTGAGACAATGGGGAAGGTCAGGGTGCCTTGGAACCAGACGTCTGTCACGGTGAACGGCTTGACAGGAAACACGCAGTATTTTCTAACGGTCAGTGCTTTCAACACGGCAGGCACCGGCCCCTTCCTCCCAGCGATCAATGTCACCACGAAAAAACCAC CACCTGCCCAACCTCCGCTGAATGTTGAATGGACTCTAATTGGCTCTCAGCTGTCTCTTTACTGGGAGCCTGTGGTGGCAAcggaatcagaatcagaagtTACAGGCTACCAA CTGTCATACAGCAGGCGGAGACACAGAGACGTAAACACACTCACGAGCGCCAATTCGACAGCAGAGCTGACCCTCCCCGAAGAAGACGATGACTACGTCATCCGAATTCAGACGCTGAGTGAAGGAGGGTTGGGCCCGGCCTCGGAACCCATACGAATCCACCAACTGA ATATGAGTGCCCAGGGCTCTAGAGCCTGGAGTCTGGACACGTCCCCCTTCTCTCTGCTCCTCGCCATCACAATATCAACATTCAGGTCAACGTCGTGA